In the Plasmodium yoelii strain 17X genome assembly, chromosome: 3 genome, one interval contains:
- a CDS encoding protein transport protein SEC31, putative, which translates to MALKSINISGNFDWCPFEEYKNYLICFNSHNLLYSNNGSLNNYTYLLDINLNNDIRSLDIVHKLNFEEALNRENNKSSKTSSNEYVTSFEWINCNNFVESQNENELNKGIIVGGLTNGNVILLNAQNLFDTSNGINYENFILSQTNIHESSINCLECNKHKNNLIATGGNDGQLFIIDIENIFSPTSYDPYLDKNNLQKITCLNWNKKVSHILATSSNNGNTIIWDLKIKKSAVSFRDPHSRTKTSSLCWLENQPTQILISYDDDKNPCLQLWDLRNSNYPIKEIIGHSKGINNICFSNIDSNLLLSSGKDVTKCWYLNSNNFDIYNEVNNSGNNIYSKWSPFIPDIFASYTSMDTIQINSINNGNKMTNKYIPTFYKKDTSICFGFGGKICLFDNIKSDNSSNLSASENVSNKNVNQMNQNNVDEGNIQINKNKGLQNESGNNNNPYLIKCHIYPTEVDLIEEADKFEKYIACGKYQEFCENKIAKCDDYHEKLTWKILQLLCTSQKEEIVKHIGYDMNEIHQKIVENVGEESGFIFKKYKCETNENMNISGNITSNNLEINSDVNNKHDNTRMSNLNNGENISGYSNYGNNMHGEFVTSQMQENEQSFNESYDLDPEKFFRELGEKNEIEKNQENEISKEDQNGKEKLKDSLNNVDSNTKDIINTIKCQNFENVLGEINEDSKPNSNKTNSNNWNNGIESIIKECLLVGNIEAAVELCLYQNRMADALLLSSFGGENLWHKTKNIYIKKQNDSFLRNINYVLDDNLECLVKTIDLSSWDEALSILCTYAINNPNFNNLCEILAKRLQNEKFDVRSASICYLCASNFPETVEIWDSMPSSKSTLLNALQDIVEKITVLKMVIKYNKYNSTMNQKINQYAELLANSGRLKAAMTFLSFIEDDKSIGNLTLRDRIFNSAAHIMPSHIKPPPSPFQYFDIKPFGLSQKYNNNNNNVNASIQGIYNKSQIHPNKSLTSIVPPLPMSEMHKQHGPSTPMAPFSHNSPTKFNTQMIGGSSGVSRLPPQKDFMGSTDSTSNRGYSTSNFNNNVKYPSTGMGSLYIPPPNIPSHSTTPINASPSPYNSVQNLAHLPSHPNLKLEHENKLGQVSNMFESQSYTNVNKAMQNSMGPPPLAVTPPSNQIQGVSRSSFSVSQNNIPPPFPQRNRHASVSTPMGNPIQPNVPFNQEPQLNKREPIDSQIYNPVSPPPQQTQVPTQMQNTFTPQQSYSQNKIGFAPPSGIKTTSPVAGAMSITPGMPVPWPIPTTTQQLGSTTQSTANENKKIQTVTKEQNGVLMNRTNIENVKKIISNLLNMYTSQEPVKKKADDISIKVHELFDKIDSGAFSEQINTILINFTNSINENDFKTANKNLMEISRNLWDGNNKAWIMGLKCIVPKC; encoded by the exons ATGGCCTTAAAAAGTATAAATATTAGCGGGAATTTCGATTGGTGCCCGTTTGAGGAATACAAAAATTACCTGATATGTTTCAATTcacataatttattatactCAAATAATGGTAGTTTgaataattatacatatttgcttgatataaatttaaataatgatattagGAGTCTAGATATTGtacataaattaaattttgaaGAGGCACTAAACagagaaaataataaatcgaGTAAAACAAGTAGCAACGAATATGTAACAAGTTTTGAATGGATTAATTGCAACAATTTTGTAGAAAgccaaaatgaaaatgaattaaataaaggtATCATAGTAGGTGGATTAACAAATGgaaatgttattttattaaatgcacaaaatttatttgataCAAGCAATGGTATAAATTATgagaattttattttgagtCAAACAAATATACATGAAAGTAGTATAAATTGTTTAGAATGTAATaagcataaaaataatttaatagcAACAGGTGGAAATGATGgacaattatttattattgatattgaaaatatattttctccaACATCTTATGATCCATatttagataaaaataatttacagAAAATAACATGTTTAAATTGGAATAAAAAAGTATCTCATATTTTAGCCACTTCTTCTAACAATGGAAATACAATTATATGggatttaaaaataaaaaaatcggCAGTTAGTTTTAGAGATCCACATAGTAGAACTAAAACATCATCATTATGTTGGTTAGAAAATCAACCAACTcaaattttaatttcatatGATGATGATAAGAATCCATGTCTTCAATTATGGGATCTAAGAAATTCAAATTATCCAATAAAGGAAATAATAGGACATTCAAAAGGTATTAACAATATATGTTTTAGTAATATAGATTCTAATTTGTTATTGTCATCAGGAAAAGATGTAACCAAATGTTGGTATTTAAAttctaataattttgatatatataatgaagtAAATAATTCAGGTAATAACATCTATTCGAAATGGTCCCCATTTATTCCAGATATTTTTGCATCTTATACAAGTATGGATACGATACAAATAAACAGTataaataatggaaataaaatgacaaataaatatataccaactttttataaaaagGATACATCTATATGTTTTGGATTTGGTGGTAAAATATGTCTTTTTGACAACATAAAAAGCGATAATAGTTCTAATTTATCTGCATCTGAAAAtgtttcaaataaaaatgttaaccAAATGAATCAAAATAATGTTGATGAGGGAAACATccaaattaacaaaaataaaggaTTACAAAATGAATCaggaaataataacaatCCATATTTAATAAAGTGTCATATTTATCCAACAGAAGTAGATTTGATAGAAGAAGCtgataaatttgaaaaatatatagcatGTGGAAAATATCAAGAATtttgtgaaaataaaatagcaaAATGTGATGACTATCATGAAAAATTAACTTGGAAAattttacaattattatgTACATCTCAAAAAGAAGAAATTGTTAAACATATAGGATATGATATGAATGAAATACATCAGAAAATTGTAGAAAATGTAGGTGAAGAATCtggatttatatttaaaaaatataaatgtgaaacaaatgaaaatatgaatattagTGGTAATATTACATCTAACAATTTAGAAATAAATTCTGatgttaataataaacatGACAATACAAGAATGAGcaatttaaataatggaGAAAATATTTCTGGTTATTCAAACTATGGAAATAATATGCATGGAGAATTTGTAACATCTCAGATGCAAGAAAATGAACAAAGTTTTAATGAATCATATGATTTAGATCCAGAAAAATTTTTTAGAGAACTtggagaaaaaaatgaaattgaaaaaaatcaagaaaatgaaatatctAAAGAAGATCAAAAtggaaaagaaaaattaaaagattcTCTAAATAATGTTGATTCGAATACAAAGGATATAATAAATACGATTAAATGTCAAAATTTCGAAAATGTTCTTGGtgaaataaatgaagatAGTAAAcctaatagtaataaaacaaatagtaataattgGAATAATGGAATAGAATCTATTATAAAAGAATGTTTGCTTGTTGGTAATATAGAAGCAGCAGTAGAATTATGTTTATATCAAAATAGAATGGCAgatgcattattattatcatcttttGGTGGTGAAAATTTATGGCACAaaactaaaaatatatatataaaaaaacaaaatgataGTTTTTTAAGAAATATCAATTATGTATTAGATGATAATTTAGAATGTTTAGTAAAAACAATTGATCTATCATCATGGGATGAAGCTTTATCTATTTTATGCACATATGCTATTAATAATCctaattttaataatctaTGTGAAATATTAGCAAAAAGATtgcaaaatgaaaaatttgaTGTTAGATCTGCATCTATTTGTTATTTATGTGCATCTAATTTTCCTGAAACAGTTGAAATATGGGATAGTATGCCATCATCGAAATCAACATTATTAAATGCTTTACAAGATATTGTCGAAAAAATTACTGTTCTTAAAATggttataaaatataataaatataattcaacaatgaatcaaaaaataaatcaatatGCAGAACTTTTAGCAAATTCAGGACGCCTTAAAGCAGCAATgacatttttatcatttattgaAGATGACAAATCAATAGGAAATCTTACTTTAAGAGATAGAATATTTAATAGTGCTGCTCATATAATGCCATCTCATATAAAACCTCCACCATCTCCTTTTCaatattttgatattaaGCCATTTGGTCTatcacaaaaatataataataataataacaatgtaAATGCATCTATCCAAggtatttataataaatctCAGATTCATCCAAATAAAAGTTTAACATCTATTGTTCCTCCTCTTCCGATGTCGGAAATGCATAAACAACATGGGCCTTCTACACCTATGGCTCCATTTAGCCATAATTCCCCTACAAAATTTAATACGCAAATGATTGGTGGTTCATCTGGTGTTTCTAGATTACCACCTCAAAAAGATTTCATGGGTTCTACAGATTCTACATCTAATAGAGGATATTCTACATCTAACTTTAACAATAATGTAAAATATCCTTCTACTGGAATGGGATCATTATATATACCCCCACCAAATATTCCATCTCATTCAACAACTCCAATTAATGCTTCACCTTCTCCATACAATTCAGTACAAAATTTAGCACATCTACCATCTCATCCAAATTTAAAATTAGAACATGAAAATAAACTTGGCCAAGTATCAAACATGTTTGAATCACAATCTTACACAAATGTAAATAAAGCAATGCAAAATAGTATGGGTCCACCACCTTTAGCTGTAACCCCACCATCTAATCAGATCCAAGGCGTTTCTCGATCGAGTTTCTCAGTTTCgcaaaataatattcctCCTCCTTTTCCTCAAAGAAATCGACATGCATCTGTTTCAACACCAATGGGAAATCCGATTCAACCAAATGTCCCTTTTAATCAAGAACCACAATTAAATAAAAGAGAACCCATTGATTCTCAAATTTACAATCCCGTCTCCCCACCACCACAGCAAACGCAAGTGCCAACGCAAATGCAAAATACGTTTACGCCTCAACAATCATATtctcaaaataaaattggaTTTGCTCCTCCATCAG GAATAAAAACAACATCTCCAGTGGCAGGGGCGATGTCTATAACTCCGGGAATGCCCGTGCCATGGCCAATTCCAACAACAACACAACAG CTTGGGTCAACTACACAATCAACAGCAaacgaaaataaaaaaattcaaaccGTAACAAAGGAACAAAATGGAGTATTAATGAATCGAACcaatatagaaaatgttaaaaaaattatttcaaatttattaaatatgtatacatcTCAAGAACCAGTTAAAAAGAAAGCTGATGATATTTCCATAAAAGTACATGAgctttttgataaaattgaTAGTGGCGCATTTAGCGAACAAATTAATACTATACTAATAAATTTCACAAATAgcataaatgaaaatgacTTTAAAACAGCTAACAAGAATCTGATGGAGATCAGCAGAAATTTATGGGATGGAAACAACAAGGCATG GATCATGGGGTTAAAATGCATTGTCCCTAAATGCTAA
- a CDS encoding ribosomal protein L13, mitochondrial, putative, translated as MIKKSLSKLAGYPKASFHEQNINPFSNVQWKSSPFLKKNMPKVDIFAEDHISKTAISVFDREKGNWFVIDAYNKSVGSLSVCISKLLQGKYRVDYNSNRVNSSSVIVVNAIHLKFYGHTWDTKIYKFPRKSNSKGHKILTCKTVFARNPSMILNLAVKRMLPNNRLRQIYYRKLFVYPGALHPHWGIPQVIVPKKKSDKDSDQINLKSFTIV; from the exons atgataaaaaaaagtttatCAAAATTGGCAGGATATCCCAAAGCCTCATTTCATGAGCAAAATATAAATCCATTTTCTAATGTACAATg GAAAAGTTCtccatttttaaaaaaaaatatgcccAAAGTAGATATTTTTGCAGAAGATCATATATCAAAAACAGCAATAAGTGTATTTGATAGAGAGAAAGGAAATTGGTTTGTTATTgatgcatataataaaagtGTTGGAAGCTTAAGTGTGTGCATATCTAAATTGTTACAAGGAAAATATAGAGTTGATTATAATTCAAATAGAGTAAATAGTAGTAGTGTTATAGTAGTAAATGCAATTCATCTTAAATTTTATGGCCATACTTGGGAtacaaaaatttataaatttccAAGAAAAAGCAATTCAAAAggtcataaaatattaacatgtAAAACTGTTTTTGCACGAAACCCATCtatgatattaaatttaGCAGTTAAGAGAATGCTACCGAATAATAGATTAagacaaatatattatcgaAAATTATTTGTCTATCCAGGTGCATTACATCCACATTGGGGTATACCTCAAGTAATTgttcctaaaaaaaaatccgATAAAGATTCTGACCAAATAAATCTTAAATCTTTTACTATTGTTTAA